In Gallus gallus isolate bGalGal1 chromosome 8, bGalGal1.mat.broiler.GRCg7b, whole genome shotgun sequence, one DNA window encodes the following:
- the LOC121111386 gene encoding uncharacterized protein LOC121111386 isoform X1 translates to MGIRGSRLPVLAPRPQQPPEMPCSCNTCSANSVSVPRLLVPQAADDGASAANTAQGKLGVRSVTSRAEGQVPASGGSGTRDVGVQTELQVLEETAERESTGWSSGQLWSASLASSDEADTLCSASLLAADPGPGGHLQPLPVTGPEDGESSTSSKAEYFPEETNAAPRFWRPWEGEETATTTPEFSNQSLGEAQRLQDPGEAYGEVYGYPPVHPAIRRIRDEARKDQMRSSWNTSWPNSMSVPQLLRPQAAEDGANAADSALGTLRACSVTSRAEGQFSASDDSPARDVTAQDSQLELEETAGIEMAGQSSGTLQAASLSPSDEAHAVCSPSLLDAGPGPAGHLEPLPASVLEDAESSDSPEAASSAEEADGASLPLSVSEGGARGEPAVAMPESSGQGLGEARRLQDPREINREAYGYSPMIPALRRIREEDRNERTLSHWNISWPRNVRSPRQQRLQARGDAFSTAGTAQGMPGIRPTTSRAAVRFPDSGDSRVWSPRLSVVQEESSDDSDSAVSTAEGMQDARDTAVTDKGTHPPSCLCPSTLEAVEDDWECDSEEDAASEAVSVTPSTSDDSSAEVESTSSASSVAADPRPEEHVSACEGADVGPQHEVSAETGEGAQSSVCFRDAPEEGPGTAAAPHAAARRRMPAVVRMALRALRRVFTCSCIRGQREERHEAANTRQLPET, encoded by the exons ATGGGCATTAGAGGCAGCAGACTCCCAGTACTTGCCCCAAGACCTCAGCAACCACCAGAGATGCCGTGCAGTTGCAACACGTGCTCGGCAAACTCTGTGAGCGTGCCCAGGCTTCTCGTGCCCCAAGCAGCAGACGACggtgccagtgctgccaacaCTGCTCAGGGAAAACTGGGCGTACGCTCCGTGACATCGAGGGCTGAGGGTCAGGTTCCTGCCTCTGGTGGTTCCGGAACCAGGGATGTTGGAGTGCAGACGGAGCTGCAAGTGTTGGAAGAGACTGCTGAGAGGGAATCCACAGGATGGTCATCCGGGCAACTGTGGAGCGCATCTCTTGCCTCATCTGATGAGGCAGACACCCTgtgttcagcttctcttctggctgcagacCCTGGGCCTGGAGGACACCTTCAGCCTTTGCCCGTAACAGGTCCTGAAGATGGGGAAAGCTCAACTTCTTCCAAGGCTGAATACTTTCCAGAGGAGACCAATGCGGCGCCACGTTTCTGGAGACCatgggagggagaagaaacagctacCACCACGCCTGAATTCTCCAACCAATCTCtgggagaagcacagagattGCAAGATCCCGGAGAGGCGTACGGGGAGGTGTATGGATATCCTCCAGTTCACCCAGCAATCCGGAGAATCCGGGATGAGGCGAGGAAGGACCAGATGCGGTCCAGCTGGAACACATCCTGGCCAAACAGCATGAGTGTGCCCCAGCTGCTAaggccccaagcagcagaagacgGTGCCAATGCAGCTGACAGTGCTCTGGGCACACTGAGAGCCTGCAGTGTGACATCGAGGGCTGAGGgccagttttctgcttctgatgatTCCCCAGCCAGGGATGTCACAGCCCAGGATTCGCAgctagagctggaagagactgctGGGATAGAAATGGCAGGACAGTCATCTggcaccctgcaggctgcatctcTTTCCCCATCTGATGAGGCACACGCTGTGTGTTCACCGTCTCTTCTGGATGCTGGTCCCGGGCCTGCAGGACACCTTGAGCCTCTGCCCGCATCAGtgctggaagatgcagaaagctcagattctcctgaggctgcaagctctgcagaggaggctgatggAGCATCACTCCCCTTGTCAGTGTCTGAGGGAGGAGCAAGAGGAGAGCCGGCTGTGGCCATGCCTGAGTCCTCCGGACAAGGTCTGGGAGAAGCACGGAGACTCCAAGATCCCAGAGAGATCAACAGGGAGGCCTATGGGTACTCTCCTATGATCCCAGCACTGCGGAGAATTCGTGAGGAGGACAGAAACGAGCGGACGTTGTCACACTGGAATATTTCCTGGCCAAGGAACGTGAGAAGCCCCAGGCAGCAAAGGCTCCAGGCAAGAGGCGATGCTTTCagtactgctggcactgctcagggcaTGCCGGGCATCCGGCCCACGACATCACGGGCTGCTGTCCGGTTTCCTGACTCTGGTGACTCCCGAGTGTGGTCTCCTAGACTGTCAGTTGTGCAGGAGGAGTCCAGCGATGACAGcgacagtgctgtcagcactgctgagggcatGCAGGAtgccagagacactgcagtgACAGATAAGGGCACGCACCCGCCCTCCTGTCTTTGCCCTTCAACgctggaggctgtggaggaTGACTGGGAGTGTGACTCTGAGGAAGATGCTGCATCAGAGGCAGTCAGCGTCACACCCAGCACATCTGACGATTCATCTGCTGAGGTGGAGTCCACGTCTTCAGCGTCATCTGTGGCTGCAGATCCCAGGCCTGAGGAGCATGTGTCAGCGTGTGAGGGAGCAGATGTGGGCCCTCAGCACGAG gtttctgcagagaCTGGAGAAGGTGCACAGAGCTCCGTGTGCTTCAGAGACGCACCGGAGGAAGGCCCAG GTACCGCTGCCGCACCACACGCAGCGGCTCGCCGCCGGATGCCAGCTGTCGTCAGGATGGCGCTTCGGGCTCTGCGCAGGGTTttcacctgcagctgcatcaggggaCAGCGAGAGGAGAGGCATGAGGCTGCAAACACCAGGCAGCTCCCAGAGACGTAG